In Propionicimonas paludicola, a single window of DNA contains:
- a CDS encoding sensor histidine kinase, with amino-acid sequence MSPAKIPWWRSLGSRIALAVVAVTLAVLLPVGAYVDYQAAVDARERLRADTLNRLDTASALFRSFGQLRYSATTDPALVPTELRRVAVGQRETYFDGDTMWAVERLSAEQILAVNTGAATLQQQRAQLERSLGVAGLAAAVLGGSLGWLAGSRLSRRARRGAAAALRIAAMEPGVTATQPGRDEVAALTRSVDQLADALNGRIDRERAFTAYAAHELRTPVTALVSAAELLGEDEASRLVRGQAGRLRVLVADLLEISRIDSDEPAQLTPTDAAEAVRASLAGTGISGLVRLVVASSGPVLVEQRRLDRVLANVIANAHRHGRPPVVLTVDRAQITVEDHGAGFPDWLLSGGPRRFGADGPTRGHGLGLAIAQAQATAMGGGLSFSNPIGDDGSVSGARVTVTLAEPATAPSRDGVVPVRPSAT; translated from the coding sequence ATGAGTCCGGCGAAGATCCCCTGGTGGCGGTCACTGGGCTCGCGGATCGCCCTGGCCGTCGTCGCGGTCACTCTGGCCGTCCTGCTGCCGGTCGGAGCCTATGTCGACTACCAGGCCGCCGTGGACGCCCGGGAGCGGCTGCGCGCCGACACTCTCAACCGCCTCGATACCGCCAGTGCGCTCTTCCGCTCCTTCGGACAGCTGCGCTACTCAGCCACCACTGACCCCGCTCTGGTCCCGACCGAACTGCGTCGGGTGGCGGTCGGCCAGCGCGAGACCTACTTCGACGGCGACACCATGTGGGCGGTCGAACGGCTGAGTGCGGAGCAGATCCTCGCGGTGAACACCGGCGCGGCCACCCTGCAGCAGCAGCGTGCCCAACTTGAGCGCAGCCTTGGTGTCGCCGGACTGGCCGCGGCGGTACTCGGCGGCAGCTTGGGTTGGCTGGCCGGCTCGCGGCTCTCCCGCCGGGCCCGGCGGGGAGCCGCAGCGGCGCTGCGGATCGCGGCGATGGAACCAGGGGTGACCGCGACCCAACCCGGTCGCGACGAGGTCGCCGCGCTGACCCGATCGGTGGACCAACTGGCCGATGCGCTGAACGGCCGGATCGATCGCGAGCGGGCCTTCACCGCCTATGCCGCGCATGAGCTACGGACGCCGGTGACCGCGCTGGTCAGCGCGGCCGAACTACTTGGCGAGGACGAGGCCAGCCGACTGGTCCGCGGTCAGGCGGGGCGCCTGCGGGTCTTGGTCGCCGACCTCCTGGAGATCTCCCGGATCGACTCCGACGAGCCGGCCCAGTTAACGCCGACCGATGCCGCCGAAGCGGTCCGGGCCAGTCTGGCTGGGACCGGGATCAGCGGCCTGGTTCGGCTTGTCGTCGCGTCATCCGGGCCGGTACTGGTCGAACAGCGTCGACTAGATCGAGTGCTGGCCAATGTGATCGCGAACGCGCACCGGCACGGACGTCCACCGGTGGTGCTCACCGTCGACCGAGCGCAGATCACCGTCGAGGATCACGGTGCCGGCTTCCCCGACTGGCTACTCAGCGGTGGCCCCCGGCGCTTCGGAGCCGACGGCCCGACCCGCGGGCATGGCCTGGGTCTGGCGATCGCCCAAGCGCAGGCAACCGCGATGGGCGGCGGTCTGAGCTTCTCCAACCCGATCGGCGACGACGGATCGGTCTCCGGCGCCAGGGTGACCGTGACGCTGGCCGAGCCGGCCACCGCACCGTCCCGCGACGGGGTTGTGCCAGTCAGGCCGTCCGCGACCTGA
- a CDS encoding polysaccharide deacetylase family protein produces MVTSSLHRALLIVPLAITLALGGCAAAPAQHHRSDVPASGAVVAEPSPRSTFTAHASATPSGSPGSPTASPATPTTASPTGPATPSPNASTMAAMPEQSAKVNCRKVKCIALTFDDGPGPYTLHLLHYLRAADARATFFMVGTQVASHPSVAHAVAADGNEIGIHTWDHPNLTKLSPARINQEITSTAREIEKVAGFHPRFLRPPYGAMNAQVHTVAGEDGLAMALWSVDTLDWKTRSTSKTVAAALGGARRGGIILLHDIHPWSVAAVPQILQGLQKQGYTLVTVSELLGKVKPGRAYAHR; encoded by the coding sequence ATGGTTACGTCATCCCTGCATCGCGCGCTGCTGATCGTCCCGCTGGCCATCACTCTGGCACTCGGTGGCTGTGCGGCAGCTCCGGCACAGCACCACCGAAGCGACGTACCGGCCAGCGGCGCGGTGGTCGCCGAACCCAGCCCGAGGAGCACGTTCACGGCCCACGCCAGCGCGACTCCGTCCGGCTCCCCCGGCTCGCCGACCGCAAGCCCCGCCACGCCGACGACCGCGAGCCCGACGGGCCCGGCAACACCGTCCCCCAACGCCTCCACGATGGCCGCGATGCCGGAGCAGTCCGCCAAAGTGAACTGCCGCAAGGTGAAGTGCATTGCACTGACCTTCGACGACGGCCCCGGCCCCTACACCCTGCACCTGCTGCACTACCTACGAGCCGCGGACGCCCGGGCCACCTTCTTCATGGTGGGCACTCAGGTGGCGTCCCACCCGTCGGTAGCCCATGCCGTCGCGGCGGACGGCAACGAGATCGGGATCCATACCTGGGACCACCCGAACCTCACCAAGCTCAGCCCGGCTCGAATCAATCAGGAGATCACCTCGACCGCTCGGGAGATCGAGAAGGTGGCTGGGTTCCACCCACGGTTCCTGCGCCCGCCCTACGGGGCGATGAACGCCCAGGTGCACACCGTGGCCGGAGAGGACGGCCTGGCGATGGCCCTGTGGAGCGTGGACACCCTGGACTGGAAGACCCGGAGCACCTCGAAGACCGTGGCGGCTGCGCTCGGTGGAGCTCGCCGGGGCGGAATCATCCTGCTCCACGACATCCATCCCTGGTCGGTGGCGGCGGTACCGCAGATCCTCCAGGGTCTGCAGAAGCAGGGCTACACCCTGGTCACCGTCAGCGAGCTGCTCGGCAAAGTGAAGCCCGGCCGCGCCTATGCCCACCGGTGA
- a CDS encoding response regulator transcription factor: protein MTSSVVLLVEDDADLRLTTRLVLERQGFTVVTAEDGVDALDRLRDQSVDVAVVDVLMPRMDGLTLLRELRTSVEHAELPVLLLTARDLPSDQVGGLDAGADDYVVKPFDSAVLAARLRVLLRHRGPSAAPTWHELGELRIDREGMVVERAGQPVELSATEFRLLDALLEHAGQVLSREQLLHLVWGSADWGEPRVVDVNVQRLRAKIGADKIVTLRGSGYKLVR from the coding sequence ATGACATCGTCGGTAGTACTGCTCGTCGAGGACGACGCGGATCTGCGACTGACCACCCGCCTGGTGCTGGAGCGCCAGGGGTTCACGGTGGTCACCGCAGAGGACGGCGTGGACGCTCTGGACCGCCTGCGCGACCAGAGCGTCGACGTCGCCGTGGTCGATGTGCTGATGCCGAGGATGGACGGGCTGACCCTGCTGCGCGAGCTGCGGACCTCCGTTGAGCACGCCGAGCTTCCGGTGCTGCTGCTCACAGCGCGGGACCTGCCCAGCGACCAGGTCGGTGGCCTGGACGCCGGCGCGGACGATTACGTGGTCAAGCCCTTCGACTCGGCGGTCCTGGCGGCCCGGCTTCGAGTACTGCTGCGTCACCGAGGCCCGTCGGCGGCGCCGACGTGGCACGAGCTCGGCGAGTTGCGGATCGACCGCGAGGGCATGGTCGTAGAGCGAGCCGGGCAGCCGGTCGAGCTCAGCGCCACCGAGTTCCGGCTGCTCGATGCGCTGCTGGAACACGCCGGCCAAGTGCTTTCCCGCGAGCAACTCCTTCATCTGGTCTGGGGCAGTGCGGACTGGGGTGAGCCGCGGGTGGTCGATGTGAACGTCCAGCGGCTGCGCGCCAAGATCGGTGCGGACAAGATCGTCACCCTGCGTGGCAGCGGCTACAAGCTCGTCCGATGA